The Hymenobacter sp. DG25A nucleotide sequence TCGCAGACGCTCTCCAACCGGGAGTACCACAAGCTGCGCCGCATTGGCATTCAGACCATCCGCCACCTGGGCATCGTGGGCGAGTGCAACATCCAGTACGCGCTGGACCCGAAATCCGAGGACTACCGCGTCATTGAGGTGAATGCGCGCCTCTCGCGCTCCTCGGCCCTGGCCTCCAAAGCCACGGGCTACCCGCTGGCCTTCGTGGCGGCCAAGCTCAGCCTGGGCTACTCACTGGCCGAGCTCAAGAACAGCGTGACGCAGACCACCTCGGCCTTCTTTGAGCCGGCCCTGGACTACGTGGTGGTGAAGCTGCCGCGCTGGGATCTGGGCAAGTTCGCGGGCGTGAACCGGCAGATCGGCTCGGCCATGAAGAGCGTGGGCGAGGTGATGGCCATCGGCAAAAGCTTCGAGGAAGCCATCCAGAAAGGCCTGCGCATGCTCGACACGGGCAAGCGCGGCTTCGTAGCCAACCGCCCGGAGGACGAGCTGGATAATGCCGCCATCGACCAGCTGCTCAGCGAGCCCAACGAGGAGCGCATCTTCGCCATCAATCATGCTTTCGAGGCGGGCTACACCTTGGACCAGGTGCATGCGCTGACGAAGATTGACCACTGGTTTCTGCAGCGCCTGTCCACCATCTTTGAGCTGGGCCAAAAGCTGGCCGAAGGCCGTACCAACGGCGGCCTCGACGGGCTGGACACCGCGCTGCTGCGCGACGTCAAAAAAGCCGGCTTCTCGGATCAGCAAATAGCGGTCAAACTCTTAGGCGAAGGCGACGTGAAAGCCGATGAGCTGCGCGTGCGCGCCCGCCGCAAGGCCCTGGGTGTGCTGCCCGTCATCAAGCAGATTGACACGCTGGCGGCCGAGTTCCCGGCCCAGACCAACTACCTCTACACCACCTACCACGGCACGGAACACGACCTGGCGCCGGAAACCGACCAGTCCGTGCTGGTGCTGGGCTCGGGCGTGTACCGCATCGGCTCCTCCGTGGAGTTTGACTGGTGCGGGGTGCAGGCCGTGCAGACGGCGGCGGCCGAAGGCTACAAAACCATTCTCATCAACTACAACCCCGAAACCGTCTCCACCGACTACGACGTCTCCGACCGGCTCTACTTTGAGGAGCTGAGCTTTGAGCGGGTCATGGACATTCTGGACTTCGAGCAGCCCAATGGCGTGATTCTGAGTACGGGCGGGCAGATTCCCAACAACCTGGCCACCCGCCTGGCCGACGCGCAGGCCCCCATCCTGGGCACCAGCGCGGCCATGATTGACCAGGCCGAAAACCGCCACAAGTTCTCCTCCATCCTGGATGAGCTGGGCATTGCCCAGCCCCGCTGGCAGGAGCTGACCTCGCTGCAGGCCATGCTGGCCTTCGTGGGTGAGGTGGGCTACCCCGTGCTGATCCGGCCCAGCTACGTGCTCTCAGGCGCGGCCATGAATGTGGTGTCCAATGCCTTCGAGCTGGAAGAATTCCTCAAAGCTGCGAAGCAGGTCAGTGCCGAGTACCCGGTGGTGGTCTCCGAGTTCATCCAGGAGGCCAAGGAAATCGAGCTGGACGCGGTAGCTGATAAGGGCGAGATTGTCTCGTACGCCATTTCCGAGCACGTGGAGTTTGCCGGCGTGCACTCCGGCGACGCGACCATGTACTACCCGCCCCAGCGCGTGTACGTGGGCACGGTGCGCAAGCTCAAAATCATTGCCGAGAAGATTGCGAAACGGTTTGAAATCAGCGGGCCCTTCAACATCCAGTTCCTGGAGAAAAACCGCGAAATCCGCGTCATTGAGTGCAACATCCGCGCCTCGCGCTCCTTCCCCTTCGTGAGCAAGGTCTCGGGCCACAACCTGATTCAGAAGGCCACGCAGGTGCTGCTGGGCAAGAAGGTCACGCGCGACGCCAGCGAGCTGGTCTACGACCTGCCCTTCGTGGGGGTAAAGGCCCCGCAGTTCTCCTTCACCCGCCTGCCCGGCGCCGACCCGGTGCTGCGCGTGGACATGACCAGCACGGGCGAGGTGGGCTGCCTGGGCGACACGGCCGAGGAGGCCCTGCTCAAGGCCATGCTCAGCGTGGGCTATAAGATTCCGCAAAAGTCGGTGCTGATGTCCAGCGGCCCGCTGCTCTCCAAGCTGGTGCTGCTGGACTCGGCCCGCCTGCTGGTGCAGCACGGCTTCGCGCTCTACGCCACGGGGGGCACGCACCGCTTCCTGGCCGAGCACCAGGTGCCCAGCCACTTGGTCTTCTGGCCCGACGAGCAGCAGGAGCCCAACGTGCTGACCTGTCTGAAGGAGAAGAAGATTGAGCTGGTGCTCAACATCCCCAAGAACCTGAGCAAGGGCGAGCTGGACAACGACTACACCATCCGCCGCACGGCCGTGGACTTCGGCATTCCGCTGCTGACCAACGCGAGGCTGGCCAAGGCCTTCATTCAGGCCTTCTGCACCCTGGACATGCAGGACCTGAAGATCAAGAGCTGGAACGAGTATAAGGCCATGTAAGGCAAAGCTTCGGATCAAAGGAAAAAACAACGTCATGCTGAGCGCAGTCGAAGCATCTCTACCTCTGGCTAACTCCTGTCGTGAGGACGAAGCGGTAGAGATGCTTCGACAAGCTCAGCATGACGTTCTGATTTTCTTCGTATAGTGGCCCCATGTACGTCTACATCCTGACTAACCCGACTAAAACCGTCTTGTACATCGGTGTCACCAACGACTTGACGCGCCGCCTCTATGAACACAGCAGCGGCCGGGGCGACGTGGGTAAGTTTACTGGACGGTATCAGACGGATTTGCTGGTGTACTTTGAGCTTTGCCCGGATGCTAAACAGGCTATTGCGCGGGAAAATCAGTTGAAAGGTTGGACGCGCAGTAAGAAGGATGCGTTGATTACAGCTTTTAATCCCCACTGGGAAACCATCAACTTAGAAACATGGCGCGGCTGACTGGCCTACGAAGCGGTAGAAATGCTTCGACAAGCTCAGCATGACGTTCTTTTTTAGCTTTAGGCCTTAGCCATTCTTCAACCAAAATGAAAAACTTCACCTCCTTCGCCGATGCGGGCGACTATAAAGCCCTGTTGCAACAAGCATTGGAAATCAAGGCCAATCCGTTTGGCTACCAGCACATCGGCAAGAACAAAACCGTGGGGCTGATTTTCTTTAACCCCAGCTTGCGCACCCGGCTTAGCTCGGTGAAGGCGGCCTATAACCTGGGCGCGCAGGCCTGGGTGCTCAACGCCGGCGCCGATTCCTGGACGCTGGAAATGGCTGATGGCGCGGTGATGAACGGCGGCACCCAGGAGCACATTAAGGAGGCCATTGCCGTAATGAGCCAGTACTGCGACGTGTTGGGCGTGCGCACCTTCCCCACGCTCAAGGACCGCGAGGCCGACTACAGCGAGGAAGTATTCAACAAGATTCTGAAGTACGCCACCGTGCCCGTGGTAAGCCTGGAAAGCGCCACGTTGCACCCGTTGCAAAGCTTTGCCGACCTGATTACGGTAGCGGAACACAAGCAGAAGGAGCGCGTGAAAGTGGTGCTGACCTGGGCACCACACGTGCGCGCCCTGCCCCAGTGCGTGCCCAATTCGTTTTGTGACTGGTTCTCGGAAGTAGACTGGGTAGACTTCGTCATCACTCACCCCGAGGGCTACGAGTTGGACCCCAGGTTCACAAAAGGCGCCCGCATTGAGTACGACCAGAAGAAGGCCCTAGAAGGCGCTGACTTCGTGCAGGCCAAGAACTGGAGCAGCTACCAGGACTACGGCCAGGTTATCAGCAACGACCCTTCCTGGATGCTGACGCCCGAGCACATGGCCGGCACCAACCACGCCAAATTCCTGCACTGCCTGCCCGTGCGCCGCAACGTGGAAGTATCGGATGCCATTCTGGATTCGCCTAACTCACTGGTGATTCAGGAGGCCGGCAACCGGGTGTTTTCCATGCAGACGGTGTTGCACGAACTGCTGAAGCAAAGTGTATAATTCGGGTATGATATAACAATGGAAAGATACCCGCGTTCAAGGCGAGGTCGAAATGGCTGACCGGTCATTTCGAAAAATTCACCTCATCCCTTACCCATGAAGAAGGTATTTGTTCTTGCCGCACTCCTCGTAACCGGTGTTACTGCTGCTAACGCTCAAACCAGCACTACCACTACCACCACTACCCAGCCTACTCAGGGCACTACAGTGGGAACCCAGGTAGGTACTGCCGTTCTCGATGCTACAGGCACCGTGAATACAACCGTAACCACGCCTGCTGCAACGACGGCTCCGGCTACCACAACTACCGTAGAAACGCAAACGGGTACCGCGGTTTCAGCAGATGCTGTTGCAACAACGCAGCCTGCTGACGTGAAAAAGGCAAAAAACAAGAAGAAGAAGTCGAAGATCAAGGCGGAGTAGTCCTCCTTTGCTTTACTGCTTACCAAAGCCCGACCCCGGATCCTGGGGTCGGGCTTTCTGTTTTCTAAGGATGGATGGCAGTAGGCCCGGCTTTCGGAGGTTTAAAGCAACGCTACGCTGATATAGTATTTGCTCATAAAGGCAGTGCTGTATCTTGCAAGGGTGAACTACCGGGCATTTTTAGCATTCCTTTCTTCCGCGCTGTGGCGTTGGCGGCGGTATGGGCTGGGGCTGCTGCTGGTAGTTGGCACAGGCTTTCTGCTCGACCGGCTTTTTCCGGTGCCGCCGCCCCCGCAGTAC carries:
- the carB gene encoding carbamoyl-phosphate synthase (glutamine-hydrolyzing) large subunit; the protein is MNKPTKVLILGSGALKIGEAGEFDYSGSQALKALKEEGIRTILINPNIATVQTSEGLADDVYFLPVTPYFVEEVIKKEQPDGILVAFGGQTALNCAVALYRAGVFEQYNVRVLGTPVQSIIDTEDRDIFKEKLAQIGVLSARSVAVTTLEDALAAGAQIGFPIIVRAAFALGGLGSGFANNLDELRALAQKAFTTSDQILVEESLKGWKEVEYEVVRDAYDNCITVCNMENFDPIGIHTGESIVVAPSQTLSNREYHKLRRIGIQTIRHLGIVGECNIQYALDPKSEDYRVIEVNARLSRSSALASKATGYPLAFVAAKLSLGYSLAELKNSVTQTTSAFFEPALDYVVVKLPRWDLGKFAGVNRQIGSAMKSVGEVMAIGKSFEEAIQKGLRMLDTGKRGFVANRPEDELDNAAIDQLLSEPNEERIFAINHAFEAGYTLDQVHALTKIDHWFLQRLSTIFELGQKLAEGRTNGGLDGLDTALLRDVKKAGFSDQQIAVKLLGEGDVKADELRVRARRKALGVLPVIKQIDTLAAEFPAQTNYLYTTYHGTEHDLAPETDQSVLVLGSGVYRIGSSVEFDWCGVQAVQTAAAEGYKTILINYNPETVSTDYDVSDRLYFEELSFERVMDILDFEQPNGVILSTGGQIPNNLATRLADAQAPILGTSAAMIDQAENRHKFSSILDELGIAQPRWQELTSLQAMLAFVGEVGYPVLIRPSYVLSGAAMNVVSNAFELEEFLKAAKQVSAEYPVVVSEFIQEAKEIELDAVADKGEIVSYAISEHVEFAGVHSGDATMYYPPQRVYVGTVRKLKIIAEKIAKRFEISGPFNIQFLEKNREIRVIECNIRASRSFPFVSKVSGHNLIQKATQVLLGKKVTRDASELVYDLPFVGVKAPQFSFTRLPGADPVLRVDMTSTGEVGCLGDTAEEALLKAMLSVGYKIPQKSVLMSSGPLLSKLVLLDSARLLVQHGFALYATGGTHRFLAEHQVPSHLVFWPDEQQEPNVLTCLKEKKIELVLNIPKNLSKGELDNDYTIRRTAVDFGIPLLTNARLAKAFIQAFCTLDMQDLKIKSWNEYKAM
- a CDS encoding N-acetylornithine carbamoyltransferase gives rise to the protein MKNFTSFADAGDYKALLQQALEIKANPFGYQHIGKNKTVGLIFFNPSLRTRLSSVKAAYNLGAQAWVLNAGADSWTLEMADGAVMNGGTQEHIKEAIAVMSQYCDVLGVRTFPTLKDREADYSEEVFNKILKYATVPVVSLESATLHPLQSFADLITVAEHKQKERVKVVLTWAPHVRALPQCVPNSFCDWFSEVDWVDFVITHPEGYELDPRFTKGARIEYDQKKALEGADFVQAKNWSSYQDYGQVISNDPSWMLTPEHMAGTNHAKFLHCLPVRRNVEVSDAILDSPNSLVIQEAGNRVFSMQTVLHELLKQSV
- a CDS encoding GIY-YIG nuclease family protein; the protein is MYVYILTNPTKTVLYIGVTNDLTRRLYEHSSGRGDVGKFTGRYQTDLLVYFELCPDAKQAIARENQLKGWTRSKKDALITAFNPHWETINLETWRG